Proteins from one Panthera leo isolate Ple1 chromosome D1, P.leo_Ple1_pat1.1, whole genome shotgun sequence genomic window:
- the TMEM86A gene encoding lysoplasmalogenase-like protein TMEM86A isoform X3, translating into MVSPVTVVKSEGPKLVPFFKATCVYFVLWLPSSSPSWVSALIKCLPIFCLWLFLLAHGLGFLLTHPSATRIFVGLVFSALGDAFLIWQDQGYFVHGLLMFAVTHMLYASAFGMRPLALRTGLVMAVLSGLCYALLYPGLSGAFTYLVGVYVALISFMGWRAMAGLRLVGAAWRWTELAAGSGALLFIISDLTIALNKFCFPVPYSRALIMSTYYAAQMLIALSAVESREPVEDYRLSKAN; encoded by the exons atggTGTCCCCAGTCACTGTG GTGAAGAGTGAGGGACCCAAGCTGGTGCCCTTCTTCAAGGCCACCTGCGTGTATTTTGTGCTCTGGCTGCCCTCGTCCAGCCCATCGTGGGTCAGCGCCCTCATCAAGTGCCTGCCCATCTTCTGCCTCTGGCTCTTCCTTCTGGCCCATGGCCTAGGATTCCTGCTGACCCACCCCAGTGCCACCCGCATCTTTGTGGGGCTCGTCTTCTCCGCTCTTGGTGATGCCTTCCTCATCTGGCAAGACCAGGGCTACTTTGTGCACG GTCTGCTGATGTTTGCCGTGACCCACATGCTCTACGCCTCGGCCTTTGGCATGCGGCCACTGGCTCTTCGGACAGGTCTGGTGATGGCAGTGCTGTCGGGCCTGTGCTATGCTCTTCTCTACCCAGGCCTCTCAGGTGCCTTCACCTACCTGGTGGGGGTCTATGTGGCCCTTATCAGTTTCATGGGCTGGCGGGCTATGGCAGGACTACGGCTGGTTGGGGCAGCCTGGCGCTGGACTGAGCTGGCAGCAGGCAGTGGTGCACTGCTCTTTATCATCTCAGACCTGACCATCGCCCTCAACAAGTTCTGCTTCCCTGTGCCCTACTCGCGGGCACTCATCATGTCCACCTACTATGCTGCCCAGATGCTCATCGCCTTGTCAGCTGTTGAGAGCCGGGAGCCAGTGGAAGACTACAGACTGAGCAAGGCCAATTGA
- the IGSF22 gene encoding immunoglobulin superfamily member 22 isoform X2 — protein sequence MLHRPLKKRSVLQSRAHSDLSPVTTEEVMTRKSSSTVEFFSLVTRSTDIPAGESVPEFVEKPHPVTAPEGDKAVFRARVQGNPKPNISWKRESGIPIKESAKMFYDSINKEHVLKLEPLTSDDSDNYKCIASNDHADAIYTVSLLVTEGHEKMDFKKMLKKRGLPAPKKKQKKGIGEKEMLEILSKVPKKDFEKVCMEYGFTDFRGLLKKLKEMKKVEVETIRILKPLEDVETKIDTTVVFDCIMELKDPNVKMIWMKDNEPLRIQYSLGKYDAKQIGTKYMLVITNVNMNDAGTYSLSVGDKKMRAELTVLDEPLKFLGEMTPMKVTERQTAVFEIRLSKKVPNFVWKFNGKELKRDEKYEITVSEDGLTHTLKIKDARLSDAGEFSAEAGDLVQKAQLTIDRIPIKFVRTLKNVRVKERSRACLECELTSKDVTLYWKKDGQLLERSTKYSMSHEGKRAELVIEDAQLSDSGEYTVVAMQDGDPTEYYSTALVTVEERLATVKSGMSDVHAATGSPAELCVVLNDEKVEGVWLKDGKEITDLPGVQIVKQGAVHKLIFPNMGPEHEGKYTFRAKGAESEASVFIADPPTIDPLVLEALAAHPVTVKVGHTANIKVPFRAKPLPKVTWYKDGMEVTEEERVSMERGEDQALLTISNCVREDSGLVLLKLKNDYGTATATLHLSVLDRPKPPQGRVEFLELSGNCVHMKWKAPKDNGGRPVTQFIVERRMVGKKSWIKIGEVDSKLTKFATNKVEEGKAYQFRILAVNSEGVSDPLETDEVFAGNPIEPPGLASQPQVTDVTKDSMTITWNAPTQDGGAPVLGYIVERRKKGSSLWVPVNKDPIQDTKCTVDGLLEDTEYEFRVIAVNKAGPGQPSMASNSVVAKDPVKPPGLVQGLHVSDSSNSSISLAWREPAEGDPPSGYILEMRAEDTKEWSKCTKIPISGTCYTVGGLTERQKYFFRIRAVNEAGVGEPVELDEGVRAMPPPAAPKFDLSARLKSHMVVRAGTALCIHAAFSGSPPPNVIWQKDGIPTKGRETITKGKNHSQFLINSTKRSDSGVYRILLQNEFGEASYDIHVRVADFPRPPTNLQLFEEVPNTVTLTWNHSPDVQEDSEAHYVIMKRDASSPTWFTAAERVFSNKYTVTGLLPGRKYYFRVVARNEIGDSDPLDSKDTWLIVKDKIEDLSAKLKPYEQKDWRHAPRFLIPLKPHTVLRGQDCTMTCAFLGNPRPTVTLYKGDVNITANSKFWYNSTSGVCTIVIPTCTLKDSGEYSVLVENELGKDRSSCALTVYDKDDKSILASVTESLQKKSKHLM from the exons ATGCTCCACCGTCCCCTCAAGAAAAGGTCAGTCCTCCAGTCTCGGGCCCATTCTGACCTCTCGCCTGTCACCACAGAGGAAGTCATGACAAGGAAGTCCTCAAGCACTGTAGAGTTCTTCAGCTTGGTGACTCGGAGTACTGACATCCCTGCAGGCGAGAGCGTCCCCGAGTTTGTGGAGAAGCCTCACCCGGTCACCGCGCCCGAGG GGGATAAAGCTGTGTTCCGAGCCCGGGTGCAGGGGAACCCCAAACCCAACATCTCCTGGAAAAGAGAGAGCGGCATCCCCATCAAGGAGTCGGCCAAGATGTTCTATGACAGCATCAACAAGGAGCACGTGCTGAAG CTGGAGCCACTGACCTCCGATGACTCTGACAACTACAAGTGCATTGCAAGCAATGACCATGCAGATGCCATCTACACTGTGTCCTTGCTGGTGACAGAAG GTCATGaaaaaatggatttcaaaaaGATGTTGAAGAagag gggaCTCCCTGCTcccaagaagaagcagaagaaggggATAGGTGAGAAAGAGATGCTGGAGATTTTGTCCAAGGTACCCAAGAAGGACTTTGAGAAGGTCTGCATGGAGTATGGTTTCACTGATTTCCGGGGGCTGCTCAAGAAGctcaaagagatgaagaaagtggAGGTGGAG ACCATCCGGATTCTGAAGCCCCTGGAAGATGTAGAGACCAAGATTGACACCACTGTGGTCTTTGACTGCATCATGGAGCTGAAGGACCCCAATGTCAAGATGATATGgatgaag GATAATGAGCCACTGAGGATCCAGTACTCCCTAGGCAAGTATGATGCGAAGCAGATAGGCACCAAGTACATGCTGGTTATTACCAATGTGAACATGAACGACGCAGGAACCTACAGCCTGTCCGTGGGTGACAAGAAGATGAGAGCAGAGCTCACAGTGCTGG ATGAGCCGCTGAAGTTCTTGGGAGAGATGACACCAATGAAGGTGACAGAGCGCCAGACAGCTGTTTTTGAGATCCGCCTCTCCAAGAAAGTGCCCAACTTTGTGTGGAAGTTCAATGGGAAGGAGCTGAAGAGGGATGAAAAGTATGAAATCACAGTGTCTGAGGATGGTCTGACCCACACACTTAAAATTAAGGATGCCAGACTCAGCGATGCCGGCGAGTTCTCTGCTGAGGCGGGGGACCTGGTACAGAAAGCCCAGCTCACTATTGACC GCATCCCCATCAAGTTTGTGAGAACCCTAAAGAACGTACGTGTGAAAGAGAGGAGCCGTGCATGCCTTGAGTGTGAGCTGACCTCCAAGGACGTGACGTTGTACTGGAAGAAGGATGGGCAGCTGCTGGAGCGCAGCACCAAGTACAGCATGAGCCATGAGGGCAAGCGAGCAGAGCTGGTCATTGAGGACGCACAGCTCAGTGACAGTGGCGAGTACACCGTGGTGGCCATGCAGGACGGAGACCCCACTGAATACTACAGTACTGCCTTGGTCACCGTGGAGG aGCGTCTGGCCACGGTGAAGAGCGGGATGTCCGACGTGCATGCGGCCACCGGGAGCCCAGCTGAACTGTGCGTGGTGCTGAACGACGAGAAGGTGGAGGGCGTGTGGCTGAAGGATGGCAAGGAG ATCACGGACTTGCCCGGCGTGCAGATCGTGAAGCAGGGTGCAGTGCACAAGCTCATCTTCCCCAATATGGGCCCGGAGCACGAGGGCAAGTACACCTTCCGGGCCAAGGGCGCAGAGAGCGAGGCCTCCGTATTCATTGCAG atcCACCTACCATCGACCCGTTGGTGCTGGAGGCGCTGGCCGCGCACCCCGTGACTGTGAAGGTGGGCCACACGGCAAACATCAAGGTGCCCTTCCGGGCGAAGCCACTGCCCAAAGTGACGTGGTACAAGGACGGCATGGAGGTGACAGAAGAGGAACGTGTGTCCATGGAGCGCGGGGAAGACCAGGCGCTGCTCACCATCTCCAACTGCGTGCGTGAGGACAGTGGCCTCGTTCTGCTCAAGCTCAAGAATGACTACGGCACAGCCACAGCCACTCTGCACCTCAGCGTGCTGG ACCGTCCGAAACCTCCCCAGGGCCGGGTGGAATTTCTGGAACTCTCGGGTAATTGTGTGCACATGAAGTGGAAGGCCCCCAAAGACAATGGTGGGCGGCCTGTGACCCAGTTCATAGTGGAACGGAGGATGGTCGGCAAGAAGTCCTGGATTAAGATAGGCGAAGTGGACAGCAAACTCACGAAATTTGCCACCAACAAGGTAGAAGAGGGAAAAGCCTACCAGTTTCGTATCCTGGCGGTTAATTCAGAAGGAGTGAGCGACCCTCTGGAAACAGATGAAGTGTTTGCAGGAAATCCCATTG AGCCCCCTGGTCTTGCCTCCCAGCCTCAAGTGACTGATGTGACCAAAGACAGCATGACCATCACTTGGAATGCCCCTACCCAGGATGGGGGAGCCCCAGTGCTCGGCTACATTGTGGAGCGGAGGAAGAAAGGCAGTAGCCTCTGGGTGCCGGTCAACAAGGACCCCATCCAAG ATACCAAGTGCACTGTGGATGGTCtcctggaagacacagaatatgaattCCGAGTTATAGCTGTGAATAAGGCAGGCCCTGGACAGCCCAGTATGGCATCCAACTCAGTGGTAGCCAAGGACCCCGTCA AGCCCCCAGGCCTGGTGCAGGGTCTGCACGTGTCTGATTCCTCCAACTCCAGTATCTCCCTGGCCTGGCGGGAGCCTGCAGAGGGAGACCCACCTTCTGGCTACATCCTTGAGATGCGGGCTGAAGACACTAAGGAGTGGTCCAAGTGCACAAAGATCCCCATCTCAGGCACCTGCTACACAGTGGGAGGCCTCACCGAGAGGCAGAAATACTTCTTCCGAATCCGGGCTGTGAAtgaggctggggttggggagccTGTGGAACTGGATGAGGGGGTTCGTGCCATGCCACCACCAG CTGCCCCCAAGTTTGACCTCAGTGCCCGACTGAAGAGTCACATGGTGGTTCGTGCTGGGACAGCCCTCTGCATCCATGCTGCCTTCTCT GGCTCACCACCACCTAACGTGATCTGGCAGAAAGACGGCATCCCCACCAAGGGCAGGGAAACCATCACCAAGGGCAAAAACCATTCTCAGTTCCTCATCAACAGCACCAAGCGCTCTGATTCAGGGGTGTACCGCATCTTGCTCCAGAATGAGTTTGGAGAGGCATCCTATGACATCCACGTGCGTGTGGCAG ATTTTCCGCGGCCACCCACAAACCTACAGCTGTTTGAGGAGGTCCCCAACACAGTGACTCTGACCTGGAACCACAGCCCTGACGTGCAGGAGGATAGTGAGGCCCACTATGTCATCATGAAGCGGGATGCCAGCAGCCCCACCTGGTTCACAGCAGCGGAGCGCGTCTTCAGCAACAAGTACACGGTGACTGGGTTACTCCCTGGCAGGAAGTACTACTTCCGAGTAGTGGCCCGGAACGAAATTGGTGACAGTGACCCACTCGACTCCAAGGATACCTGGCTCATCGTCAAGGACAAGA TCGAGGACCTGAGCGCCAAGCTGAAGCCGTATGAGCAGAAGGACTGGCGCCACGCACCGCGCTTCCTGATCCCGCTCAAGCCGCACACGGTGCTGCGCGGCCAGGACTGCACCATGACGTGCGCCTTCCTTGGGAACCCGCGGCCCACGGTGACCCTCTACAAGGGCGACGTCAACATCACGGCCAACTCCAAGTTCTGGTACAACTCCACCAGTGGGGTGTGCACGATCGTCATCCCCACCTGCACACTCAAGGACAGCGGGGAGTACAGCGTGCTGGTGGAGAACGAGCTGGGCAAGGACCGCAGCAGCTGCGCGCTCACGGTCTACG ACAAGGATGACAAGTCAATTCTGGCGTCAGTCACCGAGAGTCTGCAGAAGAAGTCCAAGCACCTTATGTGA
- the IGSF22 gene encoding immunoglobulin superfamily member 22 isoform X1, translating to MLKKRGLPAPKKKQKKGIGEKEMLEILSKVPKKDFEKVCMEYGFTDFRGLLKKLKEMKKVEVETIRILKPLEDVETKIDTTVVFDCIMELKDPNVKMIWMKDNEPLRIQYSLGKYDAKQIGTKYMLVITNVNMNDAGTYSLSVGDKKMRAELTVLDEPLKFLGEMTPMKVTERQTAVFEIRLSKKVPNFVWKFNGKELKRDEKYEITVSEDGLTHTLKIKDARLSDAGEFSAEAGDLVQKAQLTIDRIPIKFVRTLKNVRVKERSRACLECELTSKDVTLYWKKDGQLLERSTKYSMSHEGKRAELVIEDAQLSDSGEYTVVAMQDGDPTEYYSTALVTVEERLATVKSGMSDVHAATGSPAELCVVLNDEKVEGVWLKDGKEITDLPGVQIVKQGAVHKLIFPNMGPEHEGKYTFRAKGAESEASVFIADPPTIDPLVLEALAAHPVTVKVGHTANIKVPFRAKPLPKVTWYKDGMEVTEEERVSMERGEDQALLTISNCVREDSGLVLLKLKNDYGTATATLHLSVLDRPKPPQGRVEFLELSGNCVHMKWKAPKDNGGRPVTQFIVERRMVGKKSWIKIGEVDSKLTKFATNKVEEGKAYQFRILAVNSEGVSDPLETDEVFAGNPIEPPGLASQPQVTDVTKDSMTITWNAPTQDGGAPVLGYIVERRKKGSSLWVPVNKDPIQDTKCTVDGLLEDTEYEFRVIAVNKAGPGQPSMASNSVVAKDPVTAPKFDLSARLKSHMVVRAGTALCIHAAFSGSPPPNVIWQKDGIPTKGRETITKGKNHSQFLINSTKRSDSGVYRILLQNEFGEASYDIHVRVADFPRPPTNLQLFEEVPNTVTLTWNHSPDVQEDSEAHYVIMKRDASSPTWFTAAERVFSNKYTVTGLLPGRKYYFRVVARNEIGDSDPLDSKDTWLIVKDKIEDLSAKLKPYEQKDWRHAPRFLIPLKPHTVLRGQDCTMTCAFLGNPRPTVTLYKGDVNITANSKFWYNSTSGVCTIVIPTCTLKDSGEYSVLVENELGKDRSSCALTVYDKDDKSILASVTESLQKKSKHLM from the exons ATGTTGAAGAagag gggaCTCCCTGCTcccaagaagaagcagaagaaggggATAGGTGAGAAAGAGATGCTGGAGATTTTGTCCAAGGTACCCAAGAAGGACTTTGAGAAGGTCTGCATGGAGTATGGTTTCACTGATTTCCGGGGGCTGCTCAAGAAGctcaaagagatgaagaaagtggAGGTGGAG ACCATCCGGATTCTGAAGCCCCTGGAAGATGTAGAGACCAAGATTGACACCACTGTGGTCTTTGACTGCATCATGGAGCTGAAGGACCCCAATGTCAAGATGATATGgatgaag GATAATGAGCCACTGAGGATCCAGTACTCCCTAGGCAAGTATGATGCGAAGCAGATAGGCACCAAGTACATGCTGGTTATTACCAATGTGAACATGAACGACGCAGGAACCTACAGCCTGTCCGTGGGTGACAAGAAGATGAGAGCAGAGCTCACAGTGCTGG ATGAGCCGCTGAAGTTCTTGGGAGAGATGACACCAATGAAGGTGACAGAGCGCCAGACAGCTGTTTTTGAGATCCGCCTCTCCAAGAAAGTGCCCAACTTTGTGTGGAAGTTCAATGGGAAGGAGCTGAAGAGGGATGAAAAGTATGAAATCACAGTGTCTGAGGATGGTCTGACCCACACACTTAAAATTAAGGATGCCAGACTCAGCGATGCCGGCGAGTTCTCTGCTGAGGCGGGGGACCTGGTACAGAAAGCCCAGCTCACTATTGACC GCATCCCCATCAAGTTTGTGAGAACCCTAAAGAACGTACGTGTGAAAGAGAGGAGCCGTGCATGCCTTGAGTGTGAGCTGACCTCCAAGGACGTGACGTTGTACTGGAAGAAGGATGGGCAGCTGCTGGAGCGCAGCACCAAGTACAGCATGAGCCATGAGGGCAAGCGAGCAGAGCTGGTCATTGAGGACGCACAGCTCAGTGACAGTGGCGAGTACACCGTGGTGGCCATGCAGGACGGAGACCCCACTGAATACTACAGTACTGCCTTGGTCACCGTGGAGG aGCGTCTGGCCACGGTGAAGAGCGGGATGTCCGACGTGCATGCGGCCACCGGGAGCCCAGCTGAACTGTGCGTGGTGCTGAACGACGAGAAGGTGGAGGGCGTGTGGCTGAAGGATGGCAAGGAG ATCACGGACTTGCCCGGCGTGCAGATCGTGAAGCAGGGTGCAGTGCACAAGCTCATCTTCCCCAATATGGGCCCGGAGCACGAGGGCAAGTACACCTTCCGGGCCAAGGGCGCAGAGAGCGAGGCCTCCGTATTCATTGCAG atcCACCTACCATCGACCCGTTGGTGCTGGAGGCGCTGGCCGCGCACCCCGTGACTGTGAAGGTGGGCCACACGGCAAACATCAAGGTGCCCTTCCGGGCGAAGCCACTGCCCAAAGTGACGTGGTACAAGGACGGCATGGAGGTGACAGAAGAGGAACGTGTGTCCATGGAGCGCGGGGAAGACCAGGCGCTGCTCACCATCTCCAACTGCGTGCGTGAGGACAGTGGCCTCGTTCTGCTCAAGCTCAAGAATGACTACGGCACAGCCACAGCCACTCTGCACCTCAGCGTGCTGG ACCGTCCGAAACCTCCCCAGGGCCGGGTGGAATTTCTGGAACTCTCGGGTAATTGTGTGCACATGAAGTGGAAGGCCCCCAAAGACAATGGTGGGCGGCCTGTGACCCAGTTCATAGTGGAACGGAGGATGGTCGGCAAGAAGTCCTGGATTAAGATAGGCGAAGTGGACAGCAAACTCACGAAATTTGCCACCAACAAGGTAGAAGAGGGAAAAGCCTACCAGTTTCGTATCCTGGCGGTTAATTCAGAAGGAGTGAGCGACCCTCTGGAAACAGATGAAGTGTTTGCAGGAAATCCCATTG AGCCCCCTGGTCTTGCCTCCCAGCCTCAAGTGACTGATGTGACCAAAGACAGCATGACCATCACTTGGAATGCCCCTACCCAGGATGGGGGAGCCCCAGTGCTCGGCTACATTGTGGAGCGGAGGAAGAAAGGCAGTAGCCTCTGGGTGCCGGTCAACAAGGACCCCATCCAAG ATACCAAGTGCACTGTGGATGGTCtcctggaagacacagaatatgaattCCGAGTTATAGCTGTGAATAAGGCAGGCCCTGGACAGCCCAGTATGGCATCCAACTCAGTGGTAGCCAAGGACCCCGTCA CTGCCCCCAAGTTTGACCTCAGTGCCCGACTGAAGAGTCACATGGTGGTTCGTGCTGGGACAGCCCTCTGCATCCATGCTGCCTTCTCT GGCTCACCACCACCTAACGTGATCTGGCAGAAAGACGGCATCCCCACCAAGGGCAGGGAAACCATCACCAAGGGCAAAAACCATTCTCAGTTCCTCATCAACAGCACCAAGCGCTCTGATTCAGGGGTGTACCGCATCTTGCTCCAGAATGAGTTTGGAGAGGCATCCTATGACATCCACGTGCGTGTGGCAG ATTTTCCGCGGCCACCCACAAACCTACAGCTGTTTGAGGAGGTCCCCAACACAGTGACTCTGACCTGGAACCACAGCCCTGACGTGCAGGAGGATAGTGAGGCCCACTATGTCATCATGAAGCGGGATGCCAGCAGCCCCACCTGGTTCACAGCAGCGGAGCGCGTCTTCAGCAACAAGTACACGGTGACTGGGTTACTCCCTGGCAGGAAGTACTACTTCCGAGTAGTGGCCCGGAACGAAATTGGTGACAGTGACCCACTCGACTCCAAGGATACCTGGCTCATCGTCAAGGACAAGA TCGAGGACCTGAGCGCCAAGCTGAAGCCGTATGAGCAGAAGGACTGGCGCCACGCACCGCGCTTCCTGATCCCGCTCAAGCCGCACACGGTGCTGCGCGGCCAGGACTGCACCATGACGTGCGCCTTCCTTGGGAACCCGCGGCCCACGGTGACCCTCTACAAGGGCGACGTCAACATCACGGCCAACTCCAAGTTCTGGTACAACTCCACCAGTGGGGTGTGCACGATCGTCATCCCCACCTGCACACTCAAGGACAGCGGGGAGTACAGCGTGCTGGTGGAGAACGAGCTGGGCAAGGACCGCAGCAGCTGCGCGCTCACGGTCTACG ACAAGGATGACAAGTCAATTCTGGCGTCAGTCACCGAGAGTCTGCAGAAGAAGTCCAAGCACCTTATGTGA
- the TMEM86A gene encoding lysoplasmalogenase-like protein TMEM86A isoform X1, with product MTSWGSQTETPAPGGEREVKSEGPKLVPFFKATCVYFVLWLPSSSPSWVSALIKCLPIFCLWLFLLAHGLGFLLTHPSATRIFVGLVFSALGDAFLIWQDQGYFVHGLLMFAVTHMLYASAFGMRPLALRTGLVMAVLSGLCYALLYPGLSGAFTYLVGVYVALISFMGWRAMAGLRLVGAAWRWTELAAGSGALLFIISDLTIALNKFCFPVPYSRALIMSTYYAAQMLIALSAVESREPVEDYRLSKAN from the exons ATGACGTCGTGGGGATCGCAGACAGAAACCCCAGCGCCTGGCGGCGAGCGGGAG GTGAAGAGTGAGGGACCCAAGCTGGTGCCCTTCTTCAAGGCCACCTGCGTGTATTTTGTGCTCTGGCTGCCCTCGTCCAGCCCATCGTGGGTCAGCGCCCTCATCAAGTGCCTGCCCATCTTCTGCCTCTGGCTCTTCCTTCTGGCCCATGGCCTAGGATTCCTGCTGACCCACCCCAGTGCCACCCGCATCTTTGTGGGGCTCGTCTTCTCCGCTCTTGGTGATGCCTTCCTCATCTGGCAAGACCAGGGCTACTTTGTGCACG GTCTGCTGATGTTTGCCGTGACCCACATGCTCTACGCCTCGGCCTTTGGCATGCGGCCACTGGCTCTTCGGACAGGTCTGGTGATGGCAGTGCTGTCGGGCCTGTGCTATGCTCTTCTCTACCCAGGCCTCTCAGGTGCCTTCACCTACCTGGTGGGGGTCTATGTGGCCCTTATCAGTTTCATGGGCTGGCGGGCTATGGCAGGACTACGGCTGGTTGGGGCAGCCTGGCGCTGGACTGAGCTGGCAGCAGGCAGTGGTGCACTGCTCTTTATCATCTCAGACCTGACCATCGCCCTCAACAAGTTCTGCTTCCCTGTGCCCTACTCGCGGGCACTCATCATGTCCACCTACTATGCTGCCCAGATGCTCATCGCCTTGTCAGCTGTTGAGAGCCGGGAGCCAGTGGAAGACTACAGACTGAGCAAGGCCAATTGA
- the TMEM86A gene encoding lysoplasmalogenase-like protein TMEM86A isoform X2, whose protein sequence is MSTLPTWKVKSEGPKLVPFFKATCVYFVLWLPSSSPSWVSALIKCLPIFCLWLFLLAHGLGFLLTHPSATRIFVGLVFSALGDAFLIWQDQGYFVHGLLMFAVTHMLYASAFGMRPLALRTGLVMAVLSGLCYALLYPGLSGAFTYLVGVYVALISFMGWRAMAGLRLVGAAWRWTELAAGSGALLFIISDLTIALNKFCFPVPYSRALIMSTYYAAQMLIALSAVESREPVEDYRLSKAN, encoded by the exons ATGTCAACCCTCCCTACTTGGAAG GTGAAGAGTGAGGGACCCAAGCTGGTGCCCTTCTTCAAGGCCACCTGCGTGTATTTTGTGCTCTGGCTGCCCTCGTCCAGCCCATCGTGGGTCAGCGCCCTCATCAAGTGCCTGCCCATCTTCTGCCTCTGGCTCTTCCTTCTGGCCCATGGCCTAGGATTCCTGCTGACCCACCCCAGTGCCACCCGCATCTTTGTGGGGCTCGTCTTCTCCGCTCTTGGTGATGCCTTCCTCATCTGGCAAGACCAGGGCTACTTTGTGCACG GTCTGCTGATGTTTGCCGTGACCCACATGCTCTACGCCTCGGCCTTTGGCATGCGGCCACTGGCTCTTCGGACAGGTCTGGTGATGGCAGTGCTGTCGGGCCTGTGCTATGCTCTTCTCTACCCAGGCCTCTCAGGTGCCTTCACCTACCTGGTGGGGGTCTATGTGGCCCTTATCAGTTTCATGGGCTGGCGGGCTATGGCAGGACTACGGCTGGTTGGGGCAGCCTGGCGCTGGACTGAGCTGGCAGCAGGCAGTGGTGCACTGCTCTTTATCATCTCAGACCTGACCATCGCCCTCAACAAGTTCTGCTTCCCTGTGCCCTACTCGCGGGCACTCATCATGTCCACCTACTATGCTGCCCAGATGCTCATCGCCTTGTCAGCTGTTGAGAGCCGGGAGCCAGTGGAAGACTACAGACTGAGCAAGGCCAATTGA